In Pyrus communis chromosome 1, drPyrComm1.1, whole genome shotgun sequence, the following are encoded in one genomic region:
- the LOC137740326 gene encoding probable cysteine protease RD19C, which produces MNHLASFLLLLLSLLSYALASAAVPNDVDTLIQQVVSESDDDQLLHVERHFSSFKATFGKTYATQEEHDYRFGVFKANLRRAKRHQALDPTAVHGVTKFSDLTPKEFRRNFLGLKRRLRLPADANKAPILPTGDLPADFDWRDKGAVTPVKDQGSCGSCWAFSATGALEGAHYLETGELVSLSEQQLVDCDHECDPEEYGSCDSGCSGGLMNNAFEYALKAGGLEREEDYPYTGTDDTCKFDRSKIVSSVSNFSVISTDEDQIAANLVNHGPLAVGINAVFMQTYVGGVSCPYICGKRIDHGVLLVGYGSSGFAPIRFKEKPYWILKNSWGQSWGEQGYYKICRGYNSCGVDSLVSTVAALHASNK; this is translated from the exons ATGAAtcatctcgcctccttcctcctcctcctcctctctctcctatCCTACGCCCTCGCCTCCGCCGCAGTTCCCAACGACGTGGACACTCTCATCCAACAAGTCGTTTCGGAATCCGACGATGATCAGCTCCTTCACGTTGAGCGCCATTTCTCCAGCTTCAAAGCCACCTTCGGAAAGACCTACGCGACTCAGGAGGAGCACGACTACAGATTCGGCGTCTTCAAGGCCAACCTCCGCCGCGCCAAGCGGCACCAGGCGCTCGACCCCACCGCGGTCCACGGCGTCACCAAGTTCTCCGATCTCACTCCCAAGGAGTTTCGCCGGAACTTTCTTGGACTCAAACGTCGCCTCCGGCTTCCGGCCGACGCTAACAAGGCTCCGATACTTCCCACTGGTGATCTTCCCGCCGACTTTGATTGGCGCGACAAAGGTGCTGTCACGCCGGTGAAGGACCAG GGTTCTTGCGGGTCGTGCTGGGCGTTTAGTGCGACGGGAGCTTTGGAAGGAGCTCATTATTTGGAAACAGGGGAGCTCGTCAGTCTGAGTGAGCAGCAGCTTGTTGACTGTGACCATGAG TGTGATCCGGAAGAATACGGCTCGTGTGACTCGGGTTGCAGTGGCGGGCTGATGAACAATGCCTTTGAGTACGCACTCAAGGCTGGTGGGCTAGAACGAGAGGAAGATTATCCTTACACCGGGACTGATGACACCTGCAAATTCGACAGGAGCAAAATTGTTTCTTCCGTGTCTAACTTCAGCGTTATTTCTACCGACGAAGATCAAATCGCTGCAAATTTGGTTAACCATGGCCCTCTTGCAG TTGGGATCAATGCGGTGTTCATGCAAACATACGTAGGCGGAGTTTCGTGCCCTTACATCTGCGGAAAGCGAATTGATCACGGAGTGCTTCTGGTGGGTTATGGTTCTTCGGGTTTCGCTCCGATCCGATTCAAGGAAAAACCTTACTGGATCTTGAAGAATTCATGGGGACAGAGCTGGGGAGAGCAGGGATATTACAAGATCTGTAGGGGTTATAATTCTTGTGGGGTGGATTCCTTGGTCTCAACTGTTGCTGCTCTGCATGCATCCAACAAGTAG